TTTTTGTGATTATTCTCCTGTTCTTGATTACAACTTGGCCTGTGGATTAAATTGTGCTTCTTCTTTCTGGTTTGAGATTGTCCTTAATCTGAAGTGTTATTCTTGACTTGTTCTAAATTCTTAGGGACCACTTCACTTAGAATCCATGGTATTAACATTAAATCTAACCATATAGCCTCTAAATAGTTGTGTAAAATATACATTCTATCTTTGTTTCCCAGACATTTTGCACATCTACAAGGATAACCTCACCATGACTCTATCAAAAGAATAATGTTAATAACTCAAAAATGAAGGGTTTTTGGACATTTGTTTGTATTACCTTCATTTCTTGTCTTGGTGTATGGAACCTCTGCCCaaagttttaaaagtatttttgaaacaccctggaaaaaaaactatttcttttgtTCCTACTGTCAGTTCTGCCTTGAACATTTTGATTTTTCCGTTGGTTACAGCAGCTAAACAGTTCATTCTGGTTTTACAACTAAAGCACTGACAGTGTTTGGGTCTTGAACTTGACTAAGTTCTATGTGTACATGACTAGTCTTCATTTACTTTTGCTACGTTTGTGATAATAAGATACACTTGTGTATATAGATGAAAGAAGAATCAATGATAGAGAATTTATAAATTTGACAGGCACATTTGGACTATTTGTGGAAAGTTACCAGTCAACCAGAGGTCATGTCTTCCTTGACACTATTATTACTAGTTTAAATATTTGGGATTACAAGATAAGGGTACTGGAATCAACAATTGTAGATTATAATGCATCAGTTATGGAGCTAAATACAAAACCAATGagtagctggtctgatattacctGTATGAATTCATCAGTAGAATCATTAAAAAGGAGAAAGGAAATCACCTGAAATGTGTATTACCATTTGTTAAATGGCAACAAAAAATTGAAGAGAGAACAGCAAATGGTGCATTCAAACCTGTAGTCAGTGAGTACTTTGAGAGTGTAGTTGAAAAACTGTAAATGATATTTCAGATTTGTGCACAGACCCTGTAAGCATGTGATTCAAAACAACTGTTGTGCATTGAGTGAGCAAGCACACACTAATGAGATCACAAGCATTGTTGATAggttggttgattggggtttaAGGCATTAAACAAAATGGTTGTCAGTCTCATGATCCAGGTGTAGTTCAACCGGAATAAATGATATCAGCAAAATATGTGTTCTGATGATGTAACTATGTAGGAGCAGTGAGGCTGAGGCACAGAAAGAAATATTGAAGCAAGAGCAGAGAAAGAATTTATGGAGAAGTTTATGGGTCAGACCAATATGGAGGTCAGAGCAGATGAGGAGCCTCCAAGGACTCATCCAGTGGTAAGAAAAGCCCCACCCTCCATCTGAGCCCCACCTGCGCAATGAAGGGCAAAGACAGTTACGGGGCAAAGAATGTCTTCTAATTGACAGATTTAGTATAGTAAAAAGGGGAAGCCTAAAAATGTAATACACATCAGTTGGGTcatcaataataaaaacaaaaggagagaaatagatATGGCTGTAGGTGGGCATCCCCAGGGCTCTGCAGCTAATGGGAGCTGTCCCACCCACAACAGTCCCACCGCTGCTCTAGTGTAGTCAAGGCATTAAAGAGCATCCACTATTCAAAAGAGTGCTATCTCTGAAGTAGTAAATAGGATGCAACAGAAAAGGAGACAAACTGCAcctaaaaacaattaaaaacaagtaTGAGAGAAATAAAAGAGTGAGACTGCCAAGGAGTCAGGGTCCCGCCAACCCAGCATGTAGTGGGAGACGTCCCAATCTCAGCCAACCTGCCCCTGCCCCCAAAGGTAGCTTAAAACCTTATATCTGAAAATAAGAACCACTTTCATGGAGAAAATGGAAAATCGTCCATGAATCATCTACTAATATTTGAGGCAAAGGATTTGGAAGGCCATGTATAGCATGGAGGGCCAgaagaagggggcattccaccaaaatatGGCCCTCTGTCTGTAAGGCTCCACAACTAAAATGTATAGGTGACTCATTATGTAAAATAAAACTAAGGGTTAGCCTGGTATGATCAATGTGGGAGTGATGTGAGTCAGTGAATTACTTCCAAGAGGAATGGAACAAAGAGTGCTATGCAGCAGTAGTCTCCATGAGAATGTGGAGTTTATTGGAGGAGCCATTAGCCAACCAGATGTCATTCCATCTTTGAGTGAGCAGAGGTCTCATTCTCTCCCACAAATCCACACATGAGACCAGCAAAGTGAATGGAGGATGCGTAATCACTTCTCTAGGCAAATAGTCAGTCAGTTCATTTCCCGGAATACCCAAATGACTTGGGAGCCAGTCCATTCCCTAGGATTACCACATGACTTGGAAGCCAGATACAACAACCACGCAGTCATTATGAATAAGTTCAATGAGAAGGTAATGAGTAACAAATACCACAAGGTCAATACAGTAACATGGCCTGAAAACTGCTCATTGAATCACTACATATTGAAACATATCCATGATAGGCCCTTGTAATAAAGTGGAGGGCTTTGTTAATGGCTATCACTCCACTGTAAAAACAGTACGTATTCCTGGCAACAAATGGTGTTCCTGACTGGTAGGGGATGTAAAAACGTATCTGGTCTTATCCACAGTGTTAGAGCTgtcagtgtaaaagatggtagcACCATGAAACTCCTGAAGAATTCAACATAACAGACACCAAAAGTTTGTGGGGATGACTGATACTTTAGGACCTTGAAATAGATTGGTCCTAATTCATGGTTTTGGCACCAAACAAGGGGGTTTGTGCGAGAAAACGGGGGGAGCACACCCCAGGGAAAAGAGGCGAAGATCCTGGAATAGGGCTACGAGGCACATTCAAAATAGTAATACCACCAAAGGGTGGGTATCAAGAGGTTGACATCTGTCATATGCCAAAATAATGGGACAAATTGGATGATCAGGGAACTGGTGAATGGTGACTGCATATGAAACCAAGAACTGATCTCCATGATGATGGACTGGGTCTAGCAATTTCAAAGTCAAAGGCATCACCAAGCCATAAACCTGACAACCATAGTCTGGTCGTGATGAGAACAGACATAGTCCAGTCATGATGAGAAAAGGGCCCAGTAAATATGGAGAAGAGTAGCATGATCCACACACCAAGAGGTGCGGGCAAAGAAACAGGCATCTTCTCCGTTATGGGGAACAGTGTGACATTCAGGACAGATCTATGGGATGCTTGGAATCATAGAGCTGAGGGAAGTATCAAACAAGGAACAACCAGAGGGGCAAAAGTGATGAATGAAATTTGGTAGGGAGCCTCGATACCTGATGCAGGTTTAAAAAAAAGACTGCAATGAGGTAGTGTTTCCAACCAGACCATATGGCTGTTTGTGGATCATCCCTCTGATAAACCACACTGACAGTGGGAAAAAAAGGCCCTGAGACTTGATAACACAGCATAATCTGCAGGCGACCATTCTTTCAAGCCATTTGCAGGAGCACATTTGTCAGGATAATCAGTGATAGCTGTTAAGAAACTTTGGGTTTTCCCTGGCTTAAAGATATGAGTAACATTCAGATGTTGGATCATTTGATTATGAAATGAATCAGGGCCTCGGGCTCCATCGTGAGATGAGGCCAAAGCCTGAAGTTGTCCTTGTCAATGAAATGTTCATTATATGATTCAGCTTGGTGAAGGGGTGAAACAAAGgagacatcttcaactttttttttctgcaTTACGAAGTTAGCTGGAGAGGAAGAGTATGCCGATGTTGTCACAAAGTGAGTTGTTAAATAGCCAACAACCACCAAGCATTGGTACAAGACCATCCTGAAGTGCAAGATCCGAAACAGTTGTTGATAAGTGGCAGCCCAAAAGACAGATGAAAAGGTACATATTCCCAGAAATGAGACGAGCACTTCCAGCATCCCTTCTTAATGTATTTAATTAGATAGCTACCCATAGCACGAGGTCACTTAAAAGTGATAAGGTTGGTTTGAGAAGGatgttgttcaaaacatttcagGGCTCTTTGGCAATCCTCAACAGCTACTTTAATGTCTTTGGTCCACCACAGTACTGGACAGCAGTGGAGGGGACCTGTAGAAAGGGCAACAGCAGGTCCAGTGGTGTGAGTGATCATGTTGGTGATGTCATGAACAACTTCATTCATGTAATATaataggactggaataggaagcattgggtgggtggattgggcaggttttgcacctgggtcttccacagggatatgaaccTTGTGGCAAGAGGTTAGCAtcgggagtggcatagggatggactaagatgttgtgggggttgggtgggcgatggaacatcactttaggaggggtgggaaataTCTAGGGTAGGATGTCtcccatttcagggcatgatgatagataatcaaagccttcatgaaggatgtggttcagctgttccagtctGGGGTTGTACcaggtgatgaaggggacactcctttgtggctggttcttgggagggtggtgggaggattggtggAGGGGTGAGGGGAAATGGCTTGGGAAACccatttgtggactaggtctgggagtagtgcctgtctgtgaaggtcttggtgaatccctcagcatactgagcaagggattttttgtcactgcagatatgccatccctaGGTAGCCAAGCTATATGGGATTTTttagtgtgaaagggatgacaactgtcaaaatggaggtaataatggttggtgggtttaatgtggatgaAGGTGTGGATGGAGCTTTCAGAGAGGacatcaacatctaggaaggtggcatgctgagtTGAGGAGGGTCacgtgaagaggatgggagagaagatgttgaggttgtgaagtaacaaagatagggtgtcttggccctgattccagatcatgaagatatcatcaatgaacctgaaccagactaggttTCTAGTGTTTTGGGAGGCTATGAAGATCTCCTCCAGATGGCCCGTAAAATGGTTGGTACAGGAGattgccatgcaggtgcccatagctgtgctgcagatttgtttataaaccttcccttcaaatgagaagtagttgtgtgttaggataaagttagtaaggtgtatgaggaatgatgtggtgggtttggagtctgaaggacattgggaaaggtagtgttcaatagtggtaagaccatgggcatgagggattttGGTGTACagggaggtaaaggggtggggatggtgaggagttggtgaaggaagtggttggtgtctttgatatgGAAGGCTAGATTGTGGGCATTTGATTGGAGGTGTAGGTCAATGTggactgaaattctttcagtgggggcacaataaccagtcaCAATGGGCCATCGAGAATTGTTGGGTTTTGATTGTTGGATTTTGAGGAGCATatagaaggtgggtgtgtggggtgtcatagTGGTGAGGAGGGAAATAGATTCAGGGGGGATGTCCTGGGAAGGCCCTAAGGCTTTAAGAagggattggagtttgtgttggacttctCGGACTTATACACCAAAAAGCTTCTCCCATATAGCCAGGATAACCAGGGATCGCATATCTGTGGTGACAAAAACTCCATTGCTCGGTATGCTGatagtctcaccaaggccttcacatatAGGCACTAGCCCAAGACATTgttcacaaacagatctcccatgtcaTTTCCCTCatgcccccaatcctcccaccagccctcaagaaccagccacaaaggagtgtcccctttatCACCCAGCACCACCTGAGACTGGAACAACGGAACCACATCCGTtgcagggctttgattacctatcattttgccttgaaatgaaggacatcctacCCATCCCCAGCTGCTACAATCATTGCACAGATGTTTATATTGGTATGACCAGCTACCATCTGTCCAACAGTtgaacagccaccaccaaactgtgcccAAGACCAAAAGTAAACAACTCTGTGGCACAAAACgctgctgaacataacatacttgatttcaatggctgcttcagtacctgagccatctggatccttccctccaccgccAGCTCTTGAGAACTGCACAGATGTGAGTTATCCTTAAAACACGTTCTCTCCCCTGTAATTATCCCATCCTCAACctgcacccaacagtttccaccctgtttatttgcggCCATATGCAAATTCACCCATCAATCCATCTTTCCCGCTCCTCTccgtttttgctccttttttctccacctctctACCCCACAACCCTCTGATACTGCATCTGTTGACAGACTAATCTGTGCACACTCAACCAGCCAGTGTTGGTCTCTTTCCCCACCTGTACAATactttcccctctccttccccaCCTCCTCCAGACTACTGCTTGCATTCCACATGATGATGAATTCCAGCATGAGATGCTGTTACGAGGGTCGCTTCAAAAGAAAGGCACACAATTCTTTTTTAAAtcgatcttttattctacatatttgaaagttttgcagtgtgtagatacatcctttaggaacaatattttcacttctccacataatttccatccctttcaactgccttacgccatcttggaaccagcgcctgcatacccacacggtaaaattctggaccaacctgttggagccactgtttggcagcctgCACAAGggggtcatcatcttcaaaccttcttccacaaagagagtctttcagtttcccaaagagatgatagtcacatggagccaggtcaggactgtaaggtgggtgtttcagtgttgtccatccgagttttgtgatcgcttccatggttttttgactgacatatggccatgcattgtcgtgcaacagcaaaacatcctgcttttgccgatgtggttgaacacgactcagtcgagcttgaagtttcttcagtatcgtcacttatgcatcagaatttatggtggttccacttggcatgatgtccacaagcaagagtcctttggaatcgaaaaacaccatagccataacttttccagcagaaggtgtggttttgaattcttttttttcttgggtgaatttgcataatgccactccattgattgcctctttgtctctgatgaaaaatgatgggaccatgtttcatcacctgccacaattcttccaagaaattcatcttcaccattctcgtactgttccaaaagttctctgcataccatttttcttgtttctttgtgagccactgtcaacatcctgggaacccacctggcacaaaccttttttaacaccaacgctttcagtattccgcaaacacttccttcctctatcccaacgtagcatgacaattaattcactgtgatgcatctgttagCAGTCACAAATTTGTTAActatctgcacattgtctggagtgtgtgcagtacgaggcctgccgctgcgaggacaatcctcaatacggacgtgcccgctttcatcatgtaacctgcttgcccaccgactaactgtactccgattgacagcagcatctccatacacctttttcaacctcttgtggatgtttccgactgtctcgttttcacagcacaggaattctatgacagcacattgcttctgatgaatgtcaagtgtagcagccatcttgaagagatgctgtgacggcgccactcatgggaacaggttgaaccaagtttgaaaccaagcgggaaggatgtatctacacactgtaaaactttcacacatgcagaatgaaaactgaatttttacaaaaatagtgtgcatttcttttggagcgaccctcaTATGATTTACAAAATCTTTCTTAATTTAATTAGGTGTCACTTTAAATTAAATGACAAATTATGtgtatttttaatgtatttatatttaattGTATGCAAATTCCTAACTGTACATACTTCTGTATTGTAGGTTTGACACAATCTGTCCAATAATGACTGGTCAATGACCAAGATATGGAAATAAATGGGAATAATAAACTGATTTAAAACTGAAGAGAtagcaaaaagataggaaattaaggagaaggggcccagataagttgaaagaaccagaggttgttgagagtttcagagtgagcattagACAATGACTGACAAGTTTTGGggaaaggaatacattagaagatgaatgggtagctttgggagatgaaatagtgaaggcagcataggaccaaataggtaaaaagaaaaggccaagaagaaatccatggataacacaggagacacggaactgatgaaagaagaaaatataaaaatgcagtaaatgaagcaggcaaaagggaatacaaacacctCAACAATAAGATTGACAGAAAGTGATAAATTGCTAAGTAAGAatgcctagaggacaaacgtaaggatttagATGCATTGATCACAAGGGAAAAGCtagatgctgcctacagaaaaatCCTACCAATGTGCCAAATAGTGTAGTTATGATTGTAGTCTAAACTATTTGTGATAATATGAGCAGATATTTCACTATCTTACAAGCATGGTAGTTCAGAATGATTGTATTACTGGTATTTTTCTTTAAGTACCTTAATACAAAACAAACTAAATATTCTACCAAAAACTCAACAGCTTTTTTCATTAAAATCATGATAGGCACCCTTTTGACCCTAAATAAATGTTGGAAATATTGATAGCTGCTCTTGTAACTATTAATAGTGTCATTTAATTATGACCATTTGTCATGTATCATTTTATGTTTTACACAGACAATACTGTTAGTGCATGAAAGACCAGTCTTCCACCACAgtgatttttctctgcttcttacgacATCCTATAGTTCGCTGTACTGCATATTGTTTGTTAGAGTTTATCAGCTTACTGCCAGTATGAGGACAAAGAAGATATTAAAACTCAAATAGAGGTTAGGAAAAAGAGTAAGAAATAATTTCAAACTCAGGGGTACAATTGGATTCATTGTACTTTGGAGTATAACCTTGTTTTTGAAGCTTTTTAAGTCTCAACTTAAAATCAGCCTCCTTTTTACTTAAAAGTTCGAGCTGAGGCTAAgttctcattttgtttgttactatattAATATTCTGTGAGTCAACTAACACAGGAATTTTAACATCAAATAAAGTAGGCCTGCTAACTGCTGACATAAAAATAAATCAGAAAGCATAATCAGGAAATTAAAGATTCTCTCTTTAGCTGATATAAAATTGGGTCCAAGGAGTTCATTGCTTCAGTCTTACAACTAAGGGACTCTCATTTTGCAGGATTGCGGTTCAAATTCCCATCCGCCCAGCCAGAGTTATACCCACATTCTTCAAGTTTGTGGATAGTACATCTGTATAACTTAAACCCAAATTCTGGATCTATAATAGCACCATTCCTTCAATCCTCAACCAGCAGCAGGTTTGTGGCAGCATACAGTATATGGCTGAAATGATGAAAGTGCACTTATGTGAAGCACACAGGATCATGCTATGGATTGTAACAAATGTATAATTTGGTTATGTTCTCATTCTGAGAATCAGTGGGCTTCTAGAATGAATGAGAACTTCAGTGGAAACACAGTACAGCGTATTTACTCTGAAGCTACCATGAGAGTTTAGAGGGGATGAGGGGCAAAATGATGTCCAGCAGAACTCATATAGATGCTGTTGCATGCCACATTACACAATGGTTTTAATGTCAAAGGCTTTAAGAGAACCAATGTACTACATTTGGTGTCTCAAGAGGCTCACTGAACTGTAACTGTTGTTTCCTAACATAGTTAGGTTGGATGTCAGCAATCTAAGTATGCTAATATTTATTGGATTCTTACAAATAATCCTTTATTAGTCAAGAATGTCTAATCACTAGGCCAGTAGGAGTGACACTGTCATTGTGTGTAACAACATTCACAGCCCAAAATATCTGTACATGCACAGCTCAATAAAAATTTTTGTCCCCAAGTATATGCGATCATTGTAAACACTGTAAAATAGCATTGCATCAGGTAGTGTCCCCATATTAAGAGCACTTATCACAACTAATGGTCAAATTTACCACTGTCACCTAGCATAAGAGTAATATGCTTGGGTCAGAGCAGGCACAGCAGCGATTAAACACAGCAATGTTTCTATTCTTAGATTTGGAGGCAGCCAAAACTAGTTATCAATGAGTTTTGCAATCTTGAATACTAAAGTAAATAAGAATCCAATGCCAAACATATGCACTTGTGTTTTGGAGCAATTATCGCTTTAAACCATTAGGATTAAGTTTAAAGGGCACAACACAAATCTGTTCTAACATATCACACAAGGACAACTTCGTCACAGTTAAGGTTAATGATGTTATAATTTAACTAAATTAGGGTTATATCCACCTCCTAGAAGACAAAAGCTCTTGCAGTAATTATTTTAAACATATGGCTATGGTAAGGAGGCTGGAATTTAATTACACTAAATATCATCAGCAGCAATACTGCTTCTGGGCACATCTGATGAGAACAAAATTGTGATAACATGCAAGATACCTAATAATGATTTTGGTCTGTTCGTTTGATATgtgttataaaatattttataaaaataaaatttttattcaaaaaattgcATGCTGTCAAAATATGCTACAATGTTCATAAGAAACAATTCTTTAAAGATTCCAAACATCCAACCAAGGGCATTAGATACTAATAATCAGAAGATGATCTGAGAATAAATATCAGAACTCTGTTTTGCAAAGAATATGTCTATTACATTCTCTGTGAAAGTAACTACATGTTAAACGAAATTGTATGTTTCTAAAGTGACCCTCAACACAAGAAAATTCTGCGAGCTTCAGTCCCTGAAACACTTGCGACGCAAACTGAAAACTGATAATGAAACCACATTCTGCGGCTGATAAGTAATTACTGGTTTGGACaacataaatacatcatttgttgtgATGCTGTAAGTCTTATTGGCTCCAAGGTTTCTATAACCCAGCATTTAATTTCTCCCCCCTTGCTGCTCAAATTCGAAGCGCACAGAATTATGGGTATATACGCAACTTCCTGTATGATCACCTAATCGTCTTACGCAATATAAAAGTAGAgctcaacaaaaaaatttaaaatcagtttATTTTCCTCTATATGGAGTAGAgagagtttatttttaaattttggatATACTGCATTATCAATATCTTTGAAACTTTGAGTGTATACATTCGCGAACTTCGTACCCCTTTCGCGCATGAACACATTGGCGAAGTCGCTAGAATTTCTCTTTCCGTCGCTCTAATCGTGAGTTGAACATGTCGTATGCAGCAGATAGAAGGTAAGTGATAGGTTTTTCGAAGCTGTATGGTAGATTCAGTTTAAAGGTTTATGTAAATGTTGTCTAGGGTACACTATTGGAAGCTCTagataatattttgtaaatttgttaCATTGTAGTCTGCTTTGTGAACCGTATTGTCAAGGTTTCCAATGGTGTGGTGCGATTGCCAACATGGCGTTCAGGTATAATTTGACAATGAACGTGAATTACTCGCACGCTTTGGTTTAAAAGATGCTGTGTTCAATAAAATAATGTTGATTTAGTGCTACTTGAACGTGGCGTTTTGAAGGGATGGTTAGTTTATCTACCAATAGCTAAAGAAGTTTGGCACGTTTTCGCACTGGCACTAAGTGACACAGGTTTAATTCGTAGTTTTATTCGGTCTTTCGAGAAGGTTTGAACTCAGATACTCTTAATTTTGTGAGAATCAGTACATGTATATTTGTGCTTGCGGGAACTGCTTATAAACTCTGCACTTTTGTGTTGAACTATATGGCATTGTGAAAGGAAAATTTGCTGTTCGTAGAATTCAGACTGATGTCAGCACagaaccattcctttattttccagGGTACTACCGTTAAAAATAATTCTTAATGTAACTTGTGTTAATGTGGAGACCAGCTTGTTGGCTATGAGCCTATTTAGCGCGCGCACACCAGCAGATCGTGACAGCAATGTGGGATACTTGTGCTGGTGACAGTGTAGTCGAGGAAAGAGGATCACGCACATGCTAACGGAATCGTAGATAGCAGGAAAGAGATTTATAATGCAAGAATGTTTTTAATTTGATTTGTAAATTTTTATGGTAGAGAAATATTGTACACATGCTTGAGCCGCCTCTTTGTGATAATGCTTGAGCAGTTTCCGTACTGTAGTGGAACATTTTAACGCGGTTTTtgtttgacaaatttcacagataattgtaatttttaatttcagaaatgactggcCTGCGGACGAGTCCAAAAATGGCCCAGAAAAGGACGCATATGAAGGACCTCCAGGAATGGAACCCGATGGCGTTATTGAGTCGAACTGGGAGCAGGTAAGTAATATGTAATAGCACTTTAACTCGGGGAAAAGCAGAGGAGCAATGTAAGCGTAAGAgccgcggagttttgaaatttattgaaTTTTGTTCAGTCTTTGTAATACTATCATCCTTTGGCTTGTGAAAGTATGAATTTGATCCTTAGGTGGTTGAGAACTTTGATGACATGAATTTGAAGGAAGAGTTATTGAGAGGCATTTATGCATATGGTTTTGAAAAACCATCCGCTATTCAGCAGCGAGCTATCATGCCTTGCATTAAAGGCCACGATGTCATTGCTCAGGCACAGTCAGGTAGGTTTAGTACTGGTCTGATTTAAGTCTTTTTAAATTGTACTCAGTGGAAGAtgcaacttttctttctttttactgccTAGGTACTGGAAAAACGGCAACCTTCTCAATATCAATCCTCCAGCTCATTGACACTTCACTTCGTGAATGTCAAGCATTAATCTTAGCACCAACCCGAGAGTTGGCACAGCAGGTATCTTTTCCCAACTGATTATGATTTGTCATAAATTGTCAGTATATCATTATTGATTTAGTTCCTGAAATAGTAAAATTAAGTTGCAACATGCTATTTACtgaattgtataaatttttaagtaaataatttgctgttttagtgactgaagttacttCTGTTGCAGATCCAGAAGGTTGTGATTGCATTAGGGGATTTTATGAATGCACAGTGTCATGCCTGTATTGGTGGGACAAATGTTCGTGAAGATATGAAAAAGCTGGAGATGGGTGTTCATGTTGTAGTTGGAACACCAGGCAGAGTAATGGATATGATTAACAGACGAGCCCTAAGTAAGTGTAACTTTAATGATGCAACAAGTTTGGTAATAGTGCATTTGTTTATGAAGTGTAAGGGCAGTCTATATATGAATTTCAAAATTGCATATTTTAGAAGCTGAAGGTGCCAAAGATTCACAATTTCATGTGAGAACACCTCTGTTCAAAAGCTATAGCTACTTTCACTTAGTAAAAAAATACTGTTGATATGTATGTGCTACAGTACCAAAGTAAAAAATAATGGCAAATTGTTGGCTGTGTATTTAAACTTTCCTTTCTATAGGGTGGTAGTATTTATACAGATGGATTAGAGTTTATATATGTTAGTCTGTAACTGTTTATAAGAATCAATTTGAATGATTTTCCTTGCCTTTGTGAtgtaaaaggaaataaattaacTATGACTTGTAATTCTTTCACATGGCATTTTGTTttaggaacaaatagcattaaactgTTCGTATTAGATGAGGCTGACGAAATGTTGTCCCGTGGTTTCAAGGATCAGATATACGATGTATTTAAGACTCTTAATCCAGAAATACAGGTAATATACTTTCATCTTTGTTGGTAATGTGAAGTAGGGTAGACAAA
This genomic stretch from Schistocerca cancellata isolate TAMUIC-IGC-003103 chromosome 2, iqSchCanc2.1, whole genome shotgun sequence harbors:
- the LOC126162336 gene encoding eukaryotic initiation factor 4A-I, encoding MSYAADRRNDWPADESKNGPEKDAYEGPPGMEPDGVIESNWEQVVENFDDMNLKEELLRGIYAYGFEKPSAIQQRAIMPCIKGHDVIAQAQSGTGKTATFSISILQLIDTSLRECQALILAPTRELAQQIQKVVIALGDFMNAQCHACIGGTNVREDMKKLEMGVHVVVGTPGRVMDMINRRALRTNSIKLFVLDEADEMLSRGFKDQIYDVFKTLNPEIQVILLSATMPADVLEVTGYFMRNPVQILVKKEELTLEGIKQFFINVEREDWKLDTLCDLYDTLSITQAVIFCNTRRKVDALTESMHKRDFTVSAMHGDMEQRERDVIMRQFRTGSSRVLITTDLLARGIDVQQVSLVINYDLPSNRENYIHRIGRGGRFGRKGVAINFVTQDDRRTLEDIEKFYNTHIDEMPMNVADLI